The Lactobacillus sp. ESL0680 DNA segment TTAATGGAAGTAACGTTTAAAGGTACGCCTGATGAAATAAAAAATATGCTCCACATTGAAGATGAGGAGCATATAAGTATACTATCCAAGCCTAAAAATAAAAATATTAAGAATCCGTATTGAAAATATTCTCACGAATAAACTTCCAATTTTCTTTGGAAGCTAGTCCTGAATAATTATTAACTAGTTCACAAATAAAAAGCTCATCATTTCCATCAAAAACTTGGTGAAGATTATCAGTCATTTCATCTGGTGTGTATTCAGAACGTATTAACCATACAGATTCTTGTAATTTTATATAAGCTTTTGAAAATCCTTCAATCAATTTCTTGACGTCAGAATATTTCTGTCCCGGATTATTCAAATCATAAGTAATTATATAAGGCTTATCCATAATTAATCGCCTCCTTTCTAACATGATTATCTCATATATTTAGGAGGCGGTTTCATAAATTAGAAAGGAAGTGAAAAATATGCCAACTGAACAAGTACTAGCTAATGCGAAATTTCAGATTGAACGTGATATCAAGACTGCAATGATTAACAAAGGCTTTACCGTTTCTAGTTTGGCTGAGTTGATCAACAAAAATCGATCAATAGTTAGTCAAGCTATTCATGGCGGAACAACACCACGTGATGTTAAAACGAGGAAGAAAATTTATAAGGTTCTAGGAATGGAGAATTAGAATGCAAGAACTAATTAAAACAACAGTTGATGAAAATGGAAAGATTGCCGTAAGCGGTCGAGAATTGCACAAGTTCTTAGGAATAGAAGCAAGATATAACGATTGGTTTAAACGCATGTGTGGATATGGTTTTGCCGAAAATACTGACTTTATAGCTGTTACTCAAAAAAAGTAACAGCTCAAGGTAACGAAACAACGTATACAGATCACATTATGACTTTGGACATGGCTAAAGAAATTTCAATGATCCAACGTAATGATAAGGGTAAGCAAGCACGTCAGTATTTTGTCCAAGTCGAAAAGAAATACAAGCAAGATCAGATTAATGTACAAGAGCTAAGTCCAAATTTGCAAATGTTTAAAAAGATTTTTGATAGTGCTGCCGAACAACAATTAGCAATCAAAAAGGTTGACCATAAGCTAGACAACATTACCGAAATTGTTAGCTTGAATACGACTGATTGGCGTAAAACAGCACAAAGCCTCATTCATAAAATGGCTAAAACAGAAGGTGGATTTGGAGCTTATCAACAAATTCAATCAGATATTTATAAAGAAACTGATGAACGAGCCGGTTCAAGTTTAAAGACAAGACTTACCAATAAACGCAAAACTATGGCATTAAATGGGGCAAGTAAATCAGCAATTAATCGAACCAACAAATTAGATGTGATT contains these protein-coding regions:
- a CDS encoding transcriptional regulator, whose protein sequence is MPTEQVLANAKFQIERDIKTAMINKGFTVSSLAELINKNRSIVSQAIHGGTTPRDVKTRKKIYKVLGMEN